CGCCTGATCGAGCTGGGTGGCGAAGCCCAGCAGGCACGCGCCTGGCTGCTGCCCGTGTGGGAGCATCTGCTGACCCAGCCCGGACCGCGCACGGAAACCCATCTGCCCAAGCTGGTGGAAGTGTTGCAGTCATGCCTGGGCAAACTGGATGGAGCCTGGCTGGCTCGCATGGAAGCCGCAGCCAATGCCAACCCGCGCGAGTCGCGCCTGCAATACCTGGCCGGCATGGCCTGCGTGCAGCGCGAGCTATGGGGCAAGGCCCAGCAGTTGCTGACCCGCGCCGCACCGCTGCTGCAAGACCCCCAGTTGCGTACCCGCGCCTGGCAGCGCCTGGCGCTGATGGCCGAGCACCGTGGCGATATGGAGGCCTCGGCCATCGCCTGGAAGCTCGCAGCCCAGGCCATGGTGGTGCTGCCGGACAATCCGGCGCAGGACGAATAGGCGCTCTCCAATACGGCTTACAAGCAAACAGGGAAGCCGCGACTGCGGCATGGAGTCGTGCGAACGCTGTGCGGCCAACTACCCTGCAAAACAAAAGGCCACGGCCGCCGCGGCAAGCCGCGAGCGACCGTGGCCTCGAGCCAGGTCTGGACTTATTGGCTGTGCTCTATGGTCTTCACATGCTCCGCAACCTGCGCGGCGGTCACGTCGCCAGGGCGGCCGCCCCAGGTCTGACGCATGTAATTGACCAGATCGGCCATCTCCTCGTTGCTGAGCTTGTCGGCATAGCCCGGCATGGTCTGCATGCGTTCGCCATGGGCCAGGTCACGCTCGTGCACGCCTTCGCGGATCACACGAATCAGGTTGATGGGCGTGGGGAACATGGCCGTGGTGTTGGTGCTCATGGGCACCGACGAATGCGGCTGGCCCTGGCCCTGTGCACCGTGGCAGCCCGCGCACAAGCCCAGGTACAGGTTCTCGCCCTTGACGCTGGTCTGCCCCTCGGCAGCCTTGACCTTGGGCCCTGGCATCTCGCGATTCTGGGTCAGATAGGCAGCCATGGCGCGCACATCGGCCTCCGCCATGCGCGAGGTGGAATGCTCGAGCACCGATGACATGCGGAAAGTCATCACCCCTTGCGGCGACAGTCCGGTGCGGAAGAACTTGACCAGATCGTCCTTGGTCCAGCCGCGCTCGCTCAGGGCATCGGGGGTCAGCGCCGGAGCGTAGGAGCCTTCGATGGTATTGCCCTCGAGATAGCGCGAGCCATCCATGGCGAAGGTGGCCTTGGTCCGCGGGCTGTGGCATTCGGCACAGTGACCCAGCACATCCACCAGATACTTGCCGCGCACCAGTTCGTCCACAGACATGTCGAACTCCTTGGCAGCGGGGCGATTGAGCGCATTCCACATGGCCACGGCAGGACGGATGCTGAACGGGAAGTTCATCTCGCTGGGCTTGTTGGCGACTTCCACGGCCGGCTGCTTCATCAGCCACACCCACAGCGCATCGACATCGGCACGCGTGATCTGGTGGTAGCTGGCATAGGGCATGGCCGGATAGAGGTTCTTGCGGCCGGGCGCCATGCCGGCAGCCACGGCGCGGTACAGATCGTCGGCCGTCCAGCCGCCGATGCCGTGCTCCTTGGAAGGCGAGATATTGGTACCGTAAAGCGTGCCCATGGGGGTGACCATGGGCACACCACCCGCCAGCTCCGCCCCCGTGGCGGGCGAGCTATGGCAGGCCGCGCAGTCACCACTGCGGAACACCTGCTCGCCGCGCTTGTAGAGCGCATCGAACTCCTGCGGGCCCAGCTTGGCAAAGTCCACCGTGGCCGGGGGGACGTCGCCGCTTGCGCTGCCGTACAAATACATGCCTCCGGCCACGAGCACACCCAGCACGGCGGCTGCGCCCAGGCCCTTGATCCAGGTCTTAGCCATTGTTCACGACCTCCTTGCTGCGCTTGCCCGTGGTCAGGCCCGGCGTCTTCAGGATCACGTCGCGCACGGCGTTGTAGTAGCGCACATAGCCTGTACAGCGGCAGATATGGGGCTCCAGTTGCTCCTCGATGGCTTTTTCCACCTCATCGGCGGGCACGGGCTGCTTCTGGAGCTTTTCCACCAGCACGGTGGCCGAGTTCACGAAACCGGGCGTGCAGTAGCCGCACTGGAAGGAGTAGTGCTCGAGAAAGGCCTTCTGCACCGGCGAGGGATGGACCACGCCCTTGTCGTCCACCGAGGCAATGCCTTCCACGGTACGAATGGTCTTGCCGTTGAGCCAGGTCACGCCGGTCACACAGGCGGGCACGGTGATCGAGCCTTTTTCCGGGTCGTCGACGATGATGGTGCAGGCGCGGCACACGCCCTGGCCGCAGCCCAGGCGCGTGCCGTTCATGCCCGCGTACTCCTGCAGGAACTCGATCATCATCAAGTCCTTGGGAACGTCGACGGGGCCTACCTGTTTGCGATTGATGGTGGCGGAAAATTGGATACGGTCCTGCATCACAGTGCCTCTTTGATTTTGTCGGGGGTCACGGGAGTCGCATGGAAGCGCTTGCCCGTGGCATGGGCGATGGCGTTGACGCAGGCGGCGACCACCGGGATCATCACCACCTCGGCCATGCCCTTGGGCGGATCGGTGCGCGACAGCGGCGGCAGCACCACGCCCTCGGCCTTCCACACGGCCACTTCGCTGGCACGCGGCACGTGGTAGCGATTCAGGTTCCACTGGCCGTTGCCGGGGCCGGTCTCGTGGCGCGGCAGGTCTTCGTACAGCGCATGGCCAATACCCATGGCCACACCGCCCTGAATCTGGCCGGAGACCAGCTCGGGCACGATTTGCGTGCCGCATTCCAGCCAGGTCTTGTGCGAGAGGAGGTTCACCTTGCCCGTGCCCGGGGACACGGACAGCTCCACCATGGTGGCGCAGGGCGCGTAGTACACCGTGCCCGCATTGGTGCGCTGCACCGGCGGGTAATAGACCTTGTCGCGTGCGATGAAGGCATAGCCGCCGGATTTCATCGCGGCCTTCTTGGCCTCGCTCGCACCCTTGCCGTACTGCACGGACAGGGCGTCAATCATTGCCTGGAACTTCCTGCCCTCGACCGTGAAGTCGGCCTTGGCCCAGGCCCAGCGATTGAAGGCGTGCACGCAGACGCCGGTCACGATGCCCAACTCGTGTGCGCGTTCGGCCAGGCGCTCCAGGCTCAGCGGCTCCAGACCCTCGGCCACGAGCATGCGATCACGCCATTCCAGCATGTCTTCGGTGACGGTGCTGGGCAGCAACTGTCCACCACCGTCCTTGCCGGACCAGATTGACTGGGCAGCAGGCCACAGGCAGAGCTTGAGCAGCAACTGCGCCGCCTGTTGCGTGGCGTGGCGGAAGTAGTAGGCCGAGTTCGATGCCGATACCGGCGACACCAGGCGCGGTGTCCAGGTCGGATCTCGCGCCAGCTCGTCCTCCTTGGCCTGGGGCGTGGTGTAAGGCTCGTCCTTGGTATGCAGCGGCAGGTTGTCCCAGTGGTTCACCGCGAAGTCCACGTCGTCCGCCGGGCGCCCCAGGAAGGGTTCGACCGCCACCAGCTGCGCCGTGGTGCTGCCGGTACCGATCTCGGTGGCGATGTGGCGCATCTTGATGCGGCCCTCGGGCGTGATCTCCAGCTGCGCGATCGAGGCCTCCGCCCCTGTGCCGAAGTCCTTTTGCACGGCACCGAAGCCTATGCCGTAGCGCAGGCCGGGGTTGGCCGCCTCGAAGTCGGCCTTGCGCTTGGCGCGCTCGATCCACATCGGGTCCTTGGCGGCCATATCGAGGATCTCGCCGATACGCAGATGACCCGAGGGCGAGGCACCCTGGGTGTTCTTCATGCTGCTCTTGAGCACATTGCGCCGGCGCAGCTCGATGGCGTCCAGGCCGATCTCCTGGGCGATCTCGTCGACCAGCATCTCGGTATAGGCCATGGACTGCACCGTGCCGTAGCCGCGCATGGAGCCGGCCGTGACGCCGATGGAGGGGTAGACCTCGGTCGACAGGTCGCTCTCGGGGAAGTAGTAAATGGATTGCGCCGCCGTCACCGCCACCGTACCCACCGAGGGGCTGAAGTTGGTCACGCCGCCACCGTCACCCACCATATGGCAGGTCAGCGCGTGGAACTTGCCGTCCTTGTCCACCGAGATCGCGGTCTCTACATCGAAGGGATGGCGCTTGAGTGCGAACTGGAAGTGCTTCCAGCGATCCAGCGCCAGCCGCACCGGGCGGCCCTGGGCGTACAGCGACGCCAATGCCACGTAGAACGGGAAGGGATGGTGCTCCTTCTGACCGTAGCCCACGGTGTAGGAGCTGATGTAGTCGAGCTGGTTCAGCGGCAGCTTGCTGTCCTTGAGCATGTGCATCACATGCTCGGCCGTGCCGTAGGGCGCCTGGCTCGCGGCCACCATGTGCAGTGCACCGCTGCCCTGCTCATACCAGGCCAGGCCGTTTTCCATTTCCATCGCCACATGCTCGATGGACTGGCTGTAGTACTTGCGTGCAAACGCGCGCAAGCCGTCCTTGGGCTGTTTCATCTCGGCCTGGATGCGTGCCGACTCGCCCATCAGCGCGCCGAAGGCGGGGTGGCTGCTGTCGGGCCAGTGCACCCCTTTTTCATCGAGCTGAGGCCAGATGACGGTGTTCTTCATGGGCGAGAACCTGTCCTCGCCATAGCCGTCCTCGCCCTGCACGCGTACGTAGCGCGCGGCCACATAGGGCGCGCGCGGCGGCTGGGCAGCCTCGGCTCCG
This region of Comamonas thiooxydans genomic DNA includes:
- a CDS encoding xanthine dehydrogenase family protein molybdopterin-binding subunit, translating into MSKLDLNRRSFLKAAAAMGVIASVRPVKDALAELITPASGQETHWINGNTLNYRRDGLAKVSGQKVFAIDLRARDMQGWPAQQSHALTIHIPRADRIYEGLDLSVLGSDYQPDVLIDAESIAADGVGMPEPGFYGEFFVKKGQVSPMLGHPVAVAIWHDYEKFRVANQRLRFNDAIFRFGAEAAQPPRAPYVAARYVRVQGEDGYGEDRFSPMKNTVIWPQLDEKGVHWPDSSHPAFGALMGESARIQAEMKQPKDGLRAFARKYYSQSIEHVAMEMENGLAWYEQGSGALHMVAASQAPYGTAEHVMHMLKDSKLPLNQLDYISSYTVGYGQKEHHPFPFYVALASLYAQGRPVRLALDRWKHFQFALKRHPFDVETAISVDKDGKFHALTCHMVGDGGGVTNFSPSVGTVAVTAAQSIYYFPESDLSTEVYPSIGVTAGSMRGYGTVQSMAYTEMLVDEIAQEIGLDAIELRRRNVLKSSMKNTQGASPSGHLRIGEILDMAAKDPMWIERAKRKADFEAANPGLRYGIGFGAVQKDFGTGAEASIAQLEITPEGRIKMRHIATEIGTGSTTAQLVAVEPFLGRPADDVDFAVNHWDNLPLHTKDEPYTTPQAKEDELARDPTWTPRLVSPVSASNSAYYFRHATQQAAQLLLKLCLWPAAQSIWSGKDGGGQLLPSTVTEDMLEWRDRMLVAEGLEPLSLERLAERAHELGIVTGVCVHAFNRWAWAKADFTVEGRKFQAMIDALSVQYGKGASEAKKAAMKSGGYAFIARDKVYYPPVQRTNAGTVYYAPCATMVELSVSPGTGKVNLLSHKTWLECGTQIVPELVSGQIQGGVAMGIGHALYEDLPRHETGPGNGQWNLNRYHVPRASEVAVWKAEGVVLPPLSRTDPPKGMAEVVMIPVVAACVNAIAHATGKRFHATPVTPDKIKEAL
- a CDS encoding cytochrome c; translation: MAKTWIKGLGAAAVLGVLVAGGMYLYGSASGDVPPATVDFAKLGPQEFDALYKRGEQVFRSGDCAACHSSPATGAELAGGVPMVTPMGTLYGTNISPSKEHGIGGWTADDLYRAVAAGMAPGRKNLYPAMPYASYHQITRADVDALWVWLMKQPAVEVANKPSEMNFPFSIRPAVAMWNALNRPAAKEFDMSVDELVRGKYLVDVLGHCAECHSPRTKATFAMDGSRYLEGNTIEGSYAPALTPDALSERGWTKDDLVKFFRTGLSPQGVMTFRMSSVLEHSTSRMAEADVRAMAAYLTQNREMPGPKVKAAEGQTSVKGENLYLGLCAGCHGAQGQGQPHSSVPMSTNTTAMFPTPINLIRVIREGVHERDLAHGERMQTMPGYADKLSNEEMADLVNYMRQTWGGRPGDVTAAQVAEHVKTIEHSQ
- a CDS encoding (2Fe-2S)-binding protein codes for the protein MQDRIQFSATINRKQVGPVDVPKDLMMIEFLQEYAGMNGTRLGCGQGVCRACTIIVDDPEKGSITVPACVTGVTWLNGKTIRTVEGIASVDDKGVVHPSPVQKAFLEHYSFQCGYCTPGFVNSATVLVEKLQKQPVPADEVEKAIEEQLEPHICRCTGYVRYYNAVRDVILKTPGLTTGKRSKEVVNNG